In a genomic window of Pseudomonas mohnii:
- a CDS encoding LacI family DNA-binding transcriptional regulator has protein sequence MTSTKNDKNTRTTGRPTLNEVARLAGVSPITASRALRGVSTVAAELVEKVQKAALELNYVVNPAARALASAQSHSVVVLVPSLSNLLFIDTLEAIHRVLRPKGFEVLIGNFHYSRDEEENLLRNYMAYQPRGLLLTGFDRTESSRRMIEASNIPCVYMMELDSAAGVNCVGFSQLAAGETAAEHLLSRGRKRLAYIGAQLDQRTLLRGEGFRKALQKAGLYDPDLEVLTPRASSVGLGGELFLQLLASHPDVDAIFFGNDDLAQGALLEAMRCGIKIPGQVAILGFNDLPMSEHMVPRLSSINTPREAIGRRAAEQMLTLMAGNTVAKPVQDMGFELKVREST, from the coding sequence ATGACCTCAACCAAAAACGATAAAAACACACGAACCACTGGCCGCCCTACCCTGAACGAAGTTGCCCGCCTGGCGGGTGTCAGTCCGATTACCGCTTCGCGCGCCCTGCGCGGCGTCAGCACTGTGGCCGCCGAACTGGTGGAAAAAGTCCAGAAAGCGGCGCTTGAACTGAATTATGTGGTCAACCCCGCTGCCCGCGCCCTGGCCTCGGCCCAGAGCCATTCGGTGGTGGTGTTGGTGCCGTCGTTGTCCAACCTGCTGTTCATTGACACCCTGGAAGCCATTCATCGGGTGTTGCGCCCCAAGGGCTTCGAAGTGCTGATCGGCAACTTCCACTATTCCCGCGACGAAGAAGAAAACCTGCTGCGCAACTACATGGCCTACCAGCCGCGCGGCTTGCTGCTGACCGGTTTCGACCGCACTGAAAGTTCGCGGCGGATGATCGAAGCGAGCAACATTCCCTGCGTCTACATGATGGAGCTCGACAGCGCCGCCGGAGTCAATTGCGTAGGCTTTTCACAACTGGCTGCCGGCGAAACGGCGGCCGAACACCTGCTGTCCCGCGGGCGCAAGCGCCTGGCCTACATCGGTGCGCAACTCGACCAGCGCACGCTGCTGCGCGGCGAAGGTTTCCGCAAGGCCCTGCAAAAGGCCGGTTTGTATGACCCGGACCTGGAAGTGCTGACGCCACGCGCCTCCTCGGTCGGCCTGGGCGGCGAACTGTTTCTGCAACTGCTCGCCAGTCACCCCGATGTCGATGCGATTTTCTTCGGCAACGACGACTTGGCCCAGGGTGCATTGCTCGAAGCCATGCGCTGCGGGATCAAGATCCCCGGGCAGGTGGCGATTCTCGGCTTCAACGACCTGCCCATGTCGGAACACATGGTCCCGCGCCTGAGCAGCATCAACACCCCGCGCGAGGCAATCGGTCGTCGTGCGGCAGAGCAGATGCTGACGTTGATGGCCGGCAACACCGTGGCCAAACCGGTGCAGGACATGGGGTTTGAGTTGAAGGTGCGCGAGAGTACTTAA
- a CDS encoding gluconokinase, which translates to MNHSITALVIMGVAGCGKTCVSEALCQLSGATAIEGDSFHPAANIEKMSAGIPLNDEDRAGWLDSLCDELRRVDALGQRPVLTCSALKHIYRERLRNALPGLGFVFLELTPEVAADRVSHRPGHFMPSTLIDSQFATLESPVGEPLTLALDASTHSVDELAVQAHRWWLGHGLKRAG; encoded by the coding sequence ATGAATCATTCCATCACCGCCCTGGTCATCATGGGCGTTGCCGGTTGCGGCAAGACCTGCGTCAGCGAAGCCCTGTGCCAGCTCAGCGGCGCCACTGCCATTGAAGGCGACTCTTTTCACCCTGCCGCCAATATCGAAAAGATGAGCGCGGGTATCCCCCTGAATGATGAAGACCGTGCCGGCTGGCTCGACAGCCTGTGCGATGAGTTGCGTCGCGTCGACGCCCTGGGCCAGCGCCCGGTGCTGACGTGCTCGGCGCTCAAGCACATTTACCGCGAACGCCTGCGCAATGCCTTGCCGGGCCTGGGTTTTGTATTCCTTGAACTGACTCCGGAAGTCGCTGCCGACCGTGTCTCCCACCGGCCGGGCCACTTCATGCCGTCGACCTTGATCGACAGCCAGTTCGCCACCCTCGAGTCCCCCGTCGGCGAGCCCTTGACCCTGGCCCTCGATGCGTCGACCCACAGTGTCGATGAGTTGGCCGTGCAGGCGCACCGCTGGTGGCTCGGGCACGGCCTGAAGCGTGCCGGCTAA
- a CDS encoding GntP family permease has translation MFGMSHETFLLLDAVVTVIGLIVLITQFKLHPFLALIIAAAFLGLTSGMPIGTIIKAFQDGFGGVLGFVGIILALGTMLGKMMAESGGADQIAQTLIRAFGKDKVQWAMMFAAFLVGIPLFFEIGFVLLIPLVFIVARRTGVSIIKIGIPLLAGLSAVHGLVPPHPGPLLAIGVFGADIGKTILYGLIVALPTAIIAGPIYGTFIAKHIPGHPNQELVDQLARETDSAELPSFGITLVTVLLPVFLMLLKTFADVVLPDGNFFRTFMDLIGHPISALLLALLLSLYTFGYKQGIGSSQMMKWLDASLAPTAAIILIIGAGGGFKQMLVTSGVGDVIGHMAVNAQISPILLAWLVAAVIRIATGSATVATITGAGIVVPVVGMIPGVNRELLVLATGAGSLILSHVNDAGFWLVKQYFNMTVAETFKTWTAMETILSVVGLGFILLLSLFV, from the coding sequence ATGTTTGGCATGTCCCACGAGACGTTCCTGCTGCTCGATGCAGTGGTCACGGTGATCGGGCTTATCGTTCTGATCACCCAGTTCAAGTTGCATCCCTTTCTTGCCCTGATCATCGCCGCAGCCTTCCTCGGGCTGACCTCCGGCATGCCGATCGGCACCATCATCAAGGCGTTCCAGGACGGCTTCGGTGGCGTGCTCGGTTTCGTCGGGATCATCCTCGCGCTGGGCACCATGCTCGGCAAAATGATGGCCGAGTCGGGCGGGGCGGACCAGATCGCCCAGACCCTGATCCGCGCCTTCGGCAAGGACAAAGTTCAGTGGGCAATGATGTTTGCCGCGTTCCTGGTGGGCATCCCGCTGTTCTTCGAAATCGGCTTCGTGTTGCTGATTCCGCTGGTGTTCATCGTTGCCCGGCGTACCGGCGTGTCGATCATCAAGATCGGCATCCCGCTGCTGGCTGGTCTGTCCGCAGTCCACGGCCTGGTACCGCCGCACCCGGGTCCGCTGCTGGCGATCGGCGTGTTCGGCGCCGACATCGGTAAAACCATTCTGTATGGCCTGATCGTGGCGCTGCCTACCGCGATCATTGCCGGCCCGATCTACGGTACGTTCATTGCCAAGCACATCCCTGGCCATCCGAACCAGGAGCTGGTGGATCAACTGGCACGCGAAACCGATTCGGCTGAACTGCCGAGCTTCGGCATCACGTTGGTGACCGTGCTGCTGCCAGTGTTCCTGATGCTGCTCAAGACCTTTGCCGACGTGGTGCTGCCCGATGGCAACTTCTTCCGCACCTTCATGGACCTGATCGGTCACCCGATCTCGGCCTTGCTGCTGGCCTTGCTGCTGTCGCTTTACACCTTCGGCTACAAGCAGGGCATCGGTTCCAGCCAAATGATGAAATGGCTGGACGCGAGCCTCGCGCCGACCGCCGCGATCATTCTGATCATCGGTGCCGGCGGTGGCTTCAAGCAGATGCTGGTGACCAGCGGTGTGGGTGACGTGATCGGCCACATGGCGGTGAACGCACAGATCTCGCCGATCCTGCTGGCGTGGCTGGTGGCGGCGGTGATCCGCATCGCGACCGGTTCGGCGACCGTGGCGACCATCACTGGCGCGGGCATCGTGGTGCCGGTGGTGGGGATGATTCCAGGCGTGAACCGTGAGCTGCTGGTGCTGGCCACCGGTGCCGGTTCGTTGATCCTGTCCCACGTCAACGACGCCGGTTTCTGGCTGGTCAAGCAGTACTTCAACATGACCGTGGCAGAAACCTTCAAGACCTGGACCGCAATGGAAACCATCCTGTCGGTGGTGGGCCTGGGCTTCATTCTGCTGTTGTCGTTGTTCGTTTAA